The Tenrec ecaudatus isolate mTenEca1 chromosome 7, mTenEca1.hap1, whole genome shotgun sequence genome window below encodes:
- the LOC142452343 gene encoding LOW QUALITY PROTEIN: CCN family member 2-like (The sequence of the model RefSeq protein was modified relative to this genomic sequence to represent the inferred CDS: substituted 1 base at 1 genomic stop codon), translating to MVCQPKPHRTTLSTGSRRTLQLQPQERDCLQRNFRHLADSINKATFLCVQVPTSSKSPRQTTGQADIQRLFSCRHRLCNGTMSATGTGSVLFALVLLLTLCSWRATAEECSRECQCTKTQVPTCPVGVTLVKDGCGCCPMCAKQLGDVCTKRDVCDERKDLYCSFELPTEPNIGVCRAKEGASCYVEGKEHTDGETFQRGCRGMCTCRSGEVSCEPLCPPSIRLPSPDCPFPQLVKIPGKCCEEWVCDEPKNDTMNGSALEDFVCFALMAYQLEEAVTRDPSMMQPNCQVQTTEWGACSKTCGLGISTRYTNANAECREEQQTRLCFLRPCDADLEEKIKEGESCIGTTNMTYPIKFRFDGCVSVKNYHIKICGVCTDGRCCTPERTTIEPVEFRCADEHDVIEINVMFIEACGCHYNCPVDSDSFESLFXKKMHGDML from the exons ATGGTCTGTCAGCCCAAACCTCACAGGACAACCCTTTCCACTGGAAGTAGGCGGACATTGCAACTCCAACCACAGGAGAGAGATTGCCTCCAGCGCAACTTCAGACATCTGGCTGACAGCATCAACAAAGCTACATTCCTGTGCGTCCAGGTACCGACCTCCAGCAAAAGCCCAAGGCAGACCACTGGCCAAGCTGACATCCAGCGCCTTTTCAGCTGTAGACATCGACTCTGCAACGGCACCATGTCTGCCACCGGCACAGGCTCAGTTCTCTTTGCCTTGGTGCTCCTGCTCACGCTCTGCAGCTGG AGAGCCACTGCTGAAGAGTGCAGCAGGGAGTGTCAGTGTACTAAAACGCAAGTGCCAACCTGCCCTGTTGGCGTGACCCTGGTGAAGGATGGCTGCGGATGCTGCCCCATGTGCGCCAAGCAACTGGGCGATGTGTGCACGAAGCGAGACGTCTGTGACGAGCGCAAGGACCTCTACTGTAGCTTTGAGTTGCCAACAGAGCCCAACATCGGAGTGTGCAGAG CTAAGGAAGGTGCCTCCTGCTACGTTGAAGGGAAGGAGCACACGGATGGAGAGACGTTCCAGAGGGGCTGCAGAGGAATGTGCACTTGCAGGAGTGGGGAAGTGAGCTGTGAGCCCCTGTGCCCCCCATCCATTCGCCTGCCCAGTCCtgactgccccttcccccagttgGTCAAAATACCAGGGAAATGCTGCGAGGAGTGGGTGTGTGATGAACCCAAGAACGACACAATGAATGGCTCTGCCCTTGAAG ATTTTGTGTGCTTTGCCCTCATGGCTTACCAACTTGAAGAGGCTGTTACCCGAGACCCAAGTATGATGCAACCCAACTGCCAAGTCCAGACCACTGAGTGGGGCGCCTGTTCTAAGACTTGCGGCTTGGGTATCTCCACACGGTATACCAATGCCAATGCTGAGTGCAGAGAGGAACAGCAGACCCGCCTCTGCTTCCTCAGGCCTTGCGATGCTGACCTGGAAGAGAAGATAAAG GAGGGCGAAAGTTGCATAGGTACCACCAACATGACCTATCCTATCAAGTTTCGGTTTGATGGCTGTGTCAGTGTGAAGAATTACCATATCAAGATCTGCGGAGTCTGCACCGATGGCCGGTGTTGCACACCTGAAAGAACCACTATCGAGCCTGTGGAGTTCAGGTGTGCTGATGAACATGATGTCATAGAGATCAACGTGATGTTCATCGAGGCCTGCGGATGCCATTACAATTGCCCTGTAGACAGTGACAGCTTTGAGTCATTATTCTAGAAAAAGATGCATGGAGACATGCTTTAA